In Melanotaenia boesemani isolate fMelBoe1 chromosome 18, fMelBoe1.pri, whole genome shotgun sequence, the sequence tgtcccatttcaccaacgttaagcagacttcgaagtgtgtagaccctgaattgggacacagcttctGTGTaatgattaaagtaaagaaTAGTTATTGGCATTGTTCAATTTAAAGTTCTACTTGTTGTGGTTTTAGATGTGTCAGTGAGAATAAGCATCTACAAGTTATTCTTCTATGTGTGTCAAAGGTCAGTGAAAATACTGAACAGCATGTGTAAATGTAAGAGAATTCAGTTAAAACTACTAGAGGTGGGTAGTAGCAACGGGTTTTCTAGTAAGGCAAAAGGCTCATTAAATTTCCTGTTACAAGTCCTTCAACATCAGATACAATTTATATACATATGCCTGTCATTaatctaaattattaaaatgtacaCATGTATTTACtctacacattttaaaaaagtcacTTTGGCATGGACGTCCAGTTGCTCCTCTTTGGTGAGGAAAGGAAGGGCTTTGAACCTGGGATCCAGGGTGGAGGCAGTCAGAAGAATGCTCTTCATCTGCACACTTGTGTATCTCTTTGAGAGATCTTCATGAatggtcatttttatttcttgcacAAGTGGTACATCATCCTCAGCAAAGTCTGGTGTGGTGTCATGAAGCAGCTGAGCATGTAATGGAGCAGTAAGTGTGGGCATAGAGTCTGACATGATTTTTGTTGCATCCCTTAACGGTTTCAGTGCTTTGGCCATTTCCTCAGCATTGGAGATATCAGTTTCACTGAGTTTGCACATGTCACCTGAACTTCCACCTTTTCTCACCTGAGGAGAGCAGCACAGattgcaggctgctgctctaaAAACCTTTCAACCATATCAAAAGCGCTGTTTCATCTTGGTCCTATGTCAGTTTTTAGCTTGTGTGCTGGTAACTGCAGAAGTTTCTGTTTCTCCTGCAGTGCGTAGCTTGTGATGGGgtttcagtggaaaaaaaaacagtaatccGCCTTATTCTCCCAAGGAGTCGTGACACAggtagggatggtgaaagcgaggcctcatgaatcatcgagccaactttgaaccaaatgcttgaaaatggcttagtgttctgaatcatttgaccaaaccaaagagctccatctgctggctgtaggagtctgatgtatcagaaggacggcattgacacctcacatctgtcattcctatctcaactttgaatacgtgttcaataaacgatatgTAATCTACCATccaagtgaatatttattttctgttgttcacataaataacaaggaggggtattaggtaacatttgtttaggtaacagaattgtggtgtaacttaagtaaaccaatctgtaatgatagtagttactcagtgagaaggcatgagggaagaagtgtttgtgcaacggggatagtgactgtgttagttattttatacagttgtaataaaattgtttactgttttatgtgtcttattatttataatagatattgcaaatgcgtgttttgtctacctcatgagttgttttcgtttgcatagctgatcgttgttaaatgtgaaacaacagtttatagctcactgcacatttatgtacatagattatttactcagttttttttatcgtctatctagttttttttttttcaaattgtttattttcattttataatgttttatggcattcaggttggacggcaaagtaagattttcattgttcagagaaacttgtttccttactgtgcaaatgacaaagacactttgaatcttgaaatgtatgatgagaaaaaaaaaactggcaacattgtgatgtgtcataaatttttatttaaataacgtattttctgtcaggcttcagtctgctcctatTCTGGCACACTaactctccagctttggagaggttgcacctgaaagaaacacaagaacaaaattgtaattaaccaagtttaaaattattaaattctctgctgatggtgatcagaaaccagcttggtgtctaaggtcctgcaggttgtagttttcctctgcagctgtagactgagacgtttcctctgatgcttctggttgaagtttatgattaactttaaagtctgctctttgtaaggctatttaaaaacatctatataaagaaaggggaattaagcttacctATGATGGtgaaggcaccgcctgctccgtccttctctcatactccgagctccttcagcagttactctggcaactgcgtctcgcgcagacgtttgtttccccaaatctctaaaagctaaatgtgatccaatataagctcatgctgatgtgatgcttttcctaaatttgttttcaaaatgcaatgtcgcacaatcgctacagaatctcctctcaaaaacccgcgatctcctcagcgtttggaatctgagagattgacaagcccggtcccttcaaagatcccgcttgctgctcgatacgcgctgatgacgtaacgaggcatcgtttggtctatcacgtgacttttggcatgctgaatcaatgctcagagacaatgctcgcaacacttccgtgtcacatgctcgacacgtgatcgagcagactgctcgagcataacatccctagaCACAGGGTTAAGCTTCAATGCCCGGTGACCAGCCAGATTTAATGTGTGTGCAAAACATGAGATATGCATCACGTTATCAAGCTGCACCGCTGCCAGCATATTTGCAGCATTAtctgtattattattgtattataaCCATATCTGCGATTGTTAGTTTCCATTCATTTGCCACCGTGTGGAACATCAAATTCATGTTTGTGGCTGTGTGGCTTTCGTGCATCACCTGTGTTTGTAAAACACGTGACTCGATCTGCCAGGTGTTGGTGATGTAGTCAGCCGTGAATATGACAAAGGAGTGGGTTGCTCTGGAAGTCCATGCATCACAGGTAAGCGCTACTCTCTGGGCTTTGGCCAAGGCTGCCTCTACTTCTACTTTTGTCTCTTCGTAAAGTTGTGGTATGGctttctctgtaaaaaaaactgttgtgatGGTATGACATACTTTGGCTCGATCGTATGCACCATGAATCTAAACCCTTCGTTCTCAACAACATTGTAGGGCTAAAGATCTTTTGAGATGAAACATGCAATAGATTTACTCATCCGCTTTGCTCGTTCAGAGTTGGTTGGGAGTTTAGTGAAGTGATGGAGTGTGCGTTGGTCAGGAGTTGGTCGTGCCTGCTGCTCCATTTCTTTTAGCTCCGGGTGATGGCGTAAGATGTGGGCTCGGGATTTGAAGTGTTCCCGAAATACGTGacttttattttgcagattTTGCACACCGCATATGTCATGTCAAACTCCTTAACCGCAAAAGTGTAAAATCCAAAGTGCACCCAAACATTTGCCTTCGGCGAAGACGGTAGTGgctgtatttctttttcctcatccATGTCAAAGCTAGGCTAAAAGCTAGTTCTGGAGGACCCGCCACTCACCGAAACAATTCATGACGGAGGCCGTGTCTGGACAAACGGTACGTGCAGAAAGTAAGGTTGGAAATCGGTCgggaacaaaaaacaacaacaataaaaaaaaaaacaacgcgTTTTTAAACATCAATTCTTAAAAATTAGGATTGATTCACAATGTTAATAAATAAGAATTGCGATTCAGACGTGAAACAATTTTTTCCAGCACCCCTACTTTTCAGGCTCACATAAAAAAACCCATGCAGTCATGTTTTTATCACTGAAGAAATGTTTCTAAAATATGAACAGCTTTATCTTTTAAAGACACTGAAGTCATTTTACATGCTTTTATCTCTTCATACCTGGACTGTTGCAACAGTCTTTTTACACGTCTCAGCCAGAAATCTATGAATAGACTCCAGATTGTTCAGAACTCAGCTACCAGACTtttaaccagaaccaagaaaagAGAGCACATTACTGCTGTTTATAATGTCTTTGCACTGGTTCCCAGTATGTTTTAGAATTGGTTTTAAGATGTTACTGGTGACCTTCAAGCCCTCAGACTCACCCTCCTATTTATCAGACCTTTACCATCCATATGAGCCTGTTGGAAGTCTGAGATCTTCTACCAAAGGACTTTTAGTTTTCCCAGAGACGAGATTGAAGACCAGAGGAGACGGAGGTTTCGTGGACAAAGCCCCTAAACTCTGGAATAAGAGGTCTGACTGTCCAACTTGAGGCTCTGGTACTGCTCTGTCAGCCTGCTTAATATTACAGGAAACAGGATGAAGAGTCTTCTTTTTCCTGGTGACACATTTCAGTGACACAATAAATTTTCCCAAGCAAAGAGTAAATAATCACCAAGAGTATTTTCTGACTAAACACCCTCACAATGTTCAGCAGCTCtgtgagggaggaggaggaagctacAGGAGATTACAAGGTACCACAAGGACTGATGTGTGTTCATAATTTCCTGCTGGATGAAAGAAAATCGGTAGATTAAATTAATGAGATCAATCCAAGTTATTATCCAAGTCTGAGCTGGAACTTTTTCATTAAAGTGCATTTAACTCTGTTAGAATTGGAAACACTGAACTTGAGTCTCTGACTTCAGCTTGACTTCAGGTACGTAGCTTCCTGGTGGAGATGGTGGAGGTCTCCCAACATTCAGCATCTAATTCCTCTGATTCTGATAGTTTGTCAAACTGCACATCAGCATCCATTAATCAGCCAAACTGATCAATCAGTCCACCTCTAGCTGGTTCCAACACGTTTATAAGACTCTGTAATGTTTGTTctgactgaaatattaaaacacaacatgtcACCGTAACAAGTTCTGCTTCTGTCAACTCTTCAATAAGTTTGTTTCCattattaaatgaaacattagaCATCAGTAcagcatgtttttctgtctttattactCAATAAAACAGCTCATTTTATCGATTGTCCCCATTTCCTCATGAATTTATCctgacatgtttattttctttgcttgaaTCATTTGGCTGCACAACATGAGTTTGTATGGATGGAGCCTCTGGTGGAGCTGCAGAGTTTAAGAGCTGAAGTCACTACATCTTTAATGAAGATGCAGcatgttgtcattaatattaataagaaccttttttctctgcttctgtttgactgttttaacctgcatcctTTTGGTTTCAGCTCACAACTTTTATTCTTCATTCAGATTGCAGAGTTGCTGTTTGTCAAAGATCAGCTGTGATTCTCTGGTGTCAGCGCTGAgatccaacccctcccatctgacagGACTAGACCTGAGTTTCAACTACCTGCAGGAGTCAGGTGTGAAGGAGCTGCTTGATCTTGTGAAGAATCCACAGAACAAACTtgagactctgaggtcagtagatGGTTGGAGCAGCTCTCAGCTGTATTGTACTAAACACAGCTGGAATCAAAGCAAAGATCTGGTGTTTCCTTCAAAGCTGCAGTCTTCTCAGCAGCTGCTTCCCTCAGTGAAGCTGTGAGAGGAGAACAATG encodes:
- the LOC121628770 gene encoding NACHT, LRR and PYD domains-containing protein 9A-like translates to MHHRLQSCCLSKISCDSLVSALRSNPSHLTGLDLSFNYLQESGVKELLDLVKNPQNKLETLRSVDGWSSSQLYCTKHSWNQSKDLVFPSKLQSSQQLLPSVKL